AAGCAAGAGGACTGTACAGGAAGTCAGTAGCAATACTAGAGTGCGCCCTGGCTTTTATAGACATTAGTGAATTGAGTATGTTCATTCCCATGGGGTGGGATATATTCAGCCAACTATGTGACTACAAGACataaacatgaatttaaaaGGCACAAGCAACCACAATATTAGCATCATTGCCCCAACTTCCACAAGAAGTAAAAAGCATCTTTTGAAAAGTGATATccaaaaaattaatgtaaatattGAAAATGGAATAATCCACTATTTGTCCCTACacaaattattctaaaaattaGTCGCCCTCAGCACTAAGTgtgtattttacatttcttatcTAATTCAATCAAGCTTGTTTCCAGTAAGACCTGGATCTTACTTTATCTCAAAGGCTAACTGTAGAGCTCTCTGTTATCACGTATCTTACTCctattgtattgggtttgcgtggcaaggttttggtagcgggggggctacaggggtggcttctgtgagaagctgctagaagcttcccctatgtccgataaagttaatgccagcgggttccaggacggacccgccgctggccaaggccaagccaatcagcaacacTGGTagcctctgtgataacatatttaagaaagggaaaagaagttacaggggagttgcagttgcagcaagagagagaggcgtgagaatatgtgagaggaacaactctgcagacactgaggtcagtgaagaaggagggggaggacgtgctccaggcgccggagcggagattcccctgcagcccgtggtgaagaccatggtgaggcaggctctccccctgcagcccatggaggtccacggtggagcagatatccacctgcagcccgtggaggaccccacaccagagcaggtggatgcccgaaggacgctgtgaccccgtgggaagcccgcgctggagcaggctcctggcaggacctgtggacccgtggagagaggagcccacgctgaagcaggtttgctggcagggcttgtgaccccgcaggggacccacgctggagcagtctgttcctgaaggactgcgccccgtGGATcggacccatgctggagcagttcatgaacaactgtagcctgtgggaaggactcacgttggagaagttcgtggaggactgtctcccgtgggagggaccccacgctggagcaggggaagagtgtgaggagtcacactgaggaggaaggagcggcagaaacaacgtgtgatgaactgacccaaacccccattccccatgcccctgtgccactcgggggggaaggaggtagaaagtttcgggagtaaagttaagcccgggaagaagggaggggtgggggaaggtgttttaagatttggttttatttctcactatcctgctctgatttgactagtaataaattaaactaatttttccccaagtcgagtctgttttgcccgtgacggtaactggtgagtgatctccctgtccttatctcgacccacgagcctttcgttttattttctctcccctgtccagtcGAGGAGGCGGActgatagagcggctttggtgggcacctggcatccagccagggtcaacccactacacctATGCACATTTTCCAGCTTGGACTTGTGTACGTGTTAACCTCCTCTATaaggaaaatgataaaaagtCTTTACTTTCTCACTGTATGAGCAATTGCCTTGATCTGCAATAATTCTTGTAGCAGAGCAGATCCTGCATGTtggcaaaataaatgcaagcacattaaattgttttcataCTGCAGGCTGTTAGACTTCTAGAGAGAATTATAAACAGAGAACTgcaaaatcaaaaggaaaacttctAGCAAGTATTCTACAGGATACTGATCTCAAAGTTACTCAGTTTCTTTGACTTACCTTCTTTTCTAGACTTCAAATAGTTGCAAACTTTGCCAGCAGTTAAcataaaaatggcaaagaatAGAGTCATAGTTAAATTTCAGTCATTAATACAGGAATGGCTGTACAAAGTCAGAccaaaaaaattctgaaactaGTAACCTGTATCCAACAAAGACAAACAGTAAGAGCCTACGGAAATGCAAGAGAGCAGGACAAGTGCATCTACTTCCCCCAGGAATGTGTCAAACCATTTGCAGTCAGGAACCTCACATCGggtgtatttttatgtattcaGTAATCCTCAATGGATTTCTCTTTCATCAAAATAATTGCCCCTTGAACCCATGCAAACTTTTAGCATCTACTACAACATCTTTTATACCACTAGCTAGTTTGCTATGCTAAGACTGTCTCCCTGAGAGACCACTCactgaggaaggaagaagaagctTTTCTAACACCAAAGAGTCTTCTTCCAATGCTACTTGCCCCAGCTTCACATGGAGCTTTCTGTGAGCTCTGCACTAACTAAGGCTGATTCAAGATCCTTTCTGCCTACATGAACACCTATGCCTCAGCAGCTCTTGTACAGAACTGTGACCATAAGAATTTGCAGACACCTTATCATGTTAAAGCCAGGTCACTGGTGTTCAGAATAAAGGAGGGTTACCTCATATTCATCAAAAGGCTCCAGGGCCTGCACTCTTTGCTGCTCATCTTCTGGAGTACAACAGGTGAAAAACTCATTCATATCCATGACGCTGCACTCAGTCCAGCCCTAAAACAGAAATCCCTCAAAATTATTACCTCTGGAAGGATAGAGACTCACTTcccacaagaaaacaaagactctAAATTAAACACCTGCATGAGCCTTTAAGACTGTCTAGCTGGAACAACAGCAGCCCAGAATCCAGTAAGGATAGATCTCTTACCTGTAAAGCTCTTAAGaacttaattttattatatCAAAAGTCTCAAAGGAACCCCTCTTGCCTTAATCCCATACCAGAAAGCAGGCTGCAAGCTGGTTGGAAGGACCTTCAAATGACACTAGTCATGCTACTAGAGAAGGCGGTGTGTCAGCCTTGGCCCTGTCTGCTTCAACCCATAACTGACACAGCTGATGacttccaaaattatttaatgttaCAATGTTTCCCGGGTGAATCATGCTTCATGTGTGCCCTAGAGCTGCAGGTACTTACCTTTTCAAAAAAGCGCCTCTGCTGTGCCTCACAATCCGGGTACCGTGCCAAAGAATAAAGTGCAGAGTTCAGCTGGCTAAAATGCTGCTGCATGACACGTCCAAAGGGGTCCTCTGGGTGCATCTGCTCATACAGCAGAAAGCATGCCTGAGAGAAATGCTCTGCTGCCCACTGAATCAAGGCATCTGACCTGTCAGGCAGATTGTGCATAAGATATTAAATAATTGAGGGCCCACCTATCGTACGGCAGATGCAATATATCTTCCTGCAACACCATAAAGCATGCTATTAAGGCATCCTGACAGAGGTAATACACAAAAGAGAATCCTGTGCTGGGGACTTAGGAACATCTCCTCCCCCATCTGTGCAGAGACTTCAGGGGatgagaagaacagaaaactcaAAATCACTCGTTCgaggtttttcttcttctttttttccccccttttagGATGTCATGTGGACATCAATTACCCCATCACAATTATGATGTAAGGAGCTGTTTGGGACTTCCACAGAATTCCTGAGGCTTTAGTTATAAGACAGCAGGTCTCCCAGCCCCAGGTAACGTATATACAAAGAAGcttgttcttttcatttcacCACCTAGCTAACAGAGGATAACTGAACTGACCTGCTGTTTTCCATGTAGGTGAGTACCACCTCTGCTATGAAGAGGGTGGGAATTTCATTGTCCAGTCCTGCTTCCTCCAAGGCTCTCTCCAGCTCAGACAGCTCTGATAAATCCACTCCTAGTAATTTATAATCCCCTCCAGAAAAGGTAATGACTCCTGGGAGACAAAAATGATACAATCTCACTACACTGCTGATGCAATACTGAGACCACAAGGgacaaacaggaaaatcaaCCCCACAGGCAATCGCTCATAAGGCTGTGCCCATCAACTCAATTTCTTTGGCACATGTACAAGAAAACCCTCATCACTAAATGAACCATAAAGGGATAGGGTCAGAAACAATCTATTAAATGCAGACCTAAAACTCCATTATTCCTAATGCAAATTTCACCTATAGATTTCTCATAGAATTATCACATTTACTATAACAACAAAACTTTATCATATTTACTTTAACAACATTTTTACAGAACCACTATAATTCAGAAGCAAATCTTAAGGGCTCTCATTTATAGACCTTTCAGTTTAGGCTAAGAAAGTACCATTGCTTTGATAGAATTTGAATGGTTTGCCTCACAACTGTAAAACCATTCTCAaatttttggggtttgtttttttaaaaagatttcatttctgtaaaatggcATTGAATCCTGAACCAGCACATGCTAGctctctgcaaacagcaggaCTAGTCTCACAGATCACCGTTCTCAGAAATAAGTTCCAATTTATGATTTGCAAGCATTATCATGGCATACCTCTGTACTCCATAAGAATATCATAAGCTATAGCTTGTTGACCTGTTtcaaccaaaaccaaatcataAACAAAGCGAACTGTAAAGTACCTTTAGAAATCACCTATTCTATGTCTCTGTACCAGTTCAATCCAACAATTATACCTGTCCTGAGAACTGTTAATCTACACTGTTCTCAAAGGCATCCATTACTGGAGGCAAAATGGCCTTCTTTAGAAGCCCACCCCAGTGTTCCCTGTTAATTTCTTCTAACAGCTTGTCTACCCATCACTTCCTGCCCTCTGGACACAGAGAATAGGGTATTCCCAACTCTTCTGACACCTGCCTTTTAGTTGAAGTACTTGAAGATTATTGGTATGGACAGAATTCTTTGCCACAGGATGCTgccaatattaaaaatgtgaatggaTTCAAGAGGAAACTGAACAAGCTCATGGAAGAGCTACTCACTAAGACTTGTTCAACTGCTCATGGCAGCCAGGGACTTGTGCTCTGCACCTAGCTCTGTAGCTGTTTTCCATCTGTATTTAAATTGATTATTACAGTCTAAACGTAGCAGCTTACATATGTCCCTACTGTATTTTATTCCACATTTTCCAGACCATTCATGTACTTTGTCAAAATCCTACTGTCATCCACCATATTACAACTCTCCCTGTTTCCTGCTGGTTTATTACATTTCCACCTTCTATAGCATATCATCTAGAACATTAATGGAAACCTTGAAGGAAATCAGATGCAGGAGAAACCTCCAATGAACCCCATACTTTACATTCCTCCATTTTGCCACTGAACTGCCCCTCAGTACTTAGCTGGCATAATAATCCTTTCAGCTCTGCTTATATTCTACAGTAGTTTCATAAGGCTCATTCTTTCCTGCcttggagagggaaaaaaaaaagtcaagtaaCATAACGACTAATGTTTTATTACACTGAAGACACCTAAGAGTCATACCTTCTCTCCTACCCATAAAGCCCATAAATCACAGTATAATTAAGGTTGAAAGGGGCCtttgaaggtcatctagtccaactccctgctcacAGTGGAGTTTTACCTGTATCAGGTCGCTCAAGGCTTTGTCCAGTCAAGCTCTAACTATCTCTAAGGCTGGAGATTCCACCACCTTTCTGGGCAATCTCTTCCCGTTTTTAACTACTcacatggcagaaaaaaaccaaaacattttcattatacGTAACTGGAATTTCCTTTGTTGCAACTTGCAACCATTGCCCCTTGACTGTTTGCTTCATGCCTCCAAGAaaagtctggctccatcttttctACGCTCTCCCATTAGGTAGTTGAAGACTGCAGTAAGATtcacctccctcccttcctcctcttcttaaggctgaacaaatccagttctctcagcctcccctcctATGTCGTGTGCTCCACCACTTTATCATTCTCATGACTGGACATGCTGCAGTTCACCACTGTCTTTGTACTAGTGAGCCCaaagctggacacagtacttcagaaattgtaacagaaagaaactgaacttGGTTTGATATAATCCACTCCTGACAAATCCATTCTGGCAGCTATACATCTTCTCGTTATCTCCCAATGCTTACAAATGATTTATTTGTTCCaagttttttcagaaaatgaacatgCTTTTCATGTACAACTTCATAGTTCCTCTACCATCATATCTCACTTTTTAAAGGCTGAAGCTATGTTTGCTTCTTCTAAACATTTCATATCTAGAAAACCTTCCATAAATATCATACCTAATCCTTCCCCTCCAATATCTCCCACCAGTGCTGACAACTCTTCCATTCTTTTGATCAGAGTAGCTTTTTGGCATACCACATTTGGGAAATCCACCTCATATACCACAGTGTGATGCAGAAGACCTATGTCCTTCAAACGGAAGTATAAGGAGTCAAAGCCAGTACCTAAAGACACGATCTGCAGAGAAAGTATCAGAAAAAGTTATACTCAACTCTAGCAGCAGTCTGAGCATCTAGGTGTGAAAAATACTCAATAACATCATCTGCAGAGTGACAAAATCAGGCAATCTCCTGCAAGAGGTTGAAGAATTTTGTGTAGCTACTGCCCCCTCCCAGATATTTCTGTCAAAGTGACAAATGGACAGCCACAGTAGTGCCAGATTCTCTGTGCTCTTCTGGGAAAGGATCACAACAGATGCACTAATAAGCTACTGCAGTGCCAAGATGCCAAAAAAACTTTTCACACATATAGTGGAAACTGCCAGTACACCCAAAGAAAATGCACCTGTGTCCTAGGGTGGCTTTGGGTCTTCAGCAGGAAGTCTTGAACACAGTGATCTATAGCACGGGTGCGGATGTAATAACCCCTGTGGAATGAAATTCAGTTGTAATCACTGTCCAGAACCCTATTTCTCCAGCACTGGCATCCTCCCCTTCAAAAAACTGATCTCTTCTCTCTCAGCTTCTACCCAATAACCCCACATTTATAGACCTGCACTGGGAGATGTCTGATGATTTTATCATATCTAGAGCTTGTTAATAAATACAGATCTTCTATATTCAGTAAGTGTATTAACCAACAAGACTATTGATAGCCCAAAGAAAACATGTATATATCTTAGCTGGACGTGTTCCGTTTTGCATAAATATTCACTGGATGAAAAAGTATGAATCCAGACAGCTAGGATGCTCCCCTGCAATGTGGGTGGCCAATACCTGAGTTCCTGCCCCAAATCACATGCCATAACAATATGAAGTTAACTCCTTTACTTACAAGGGGCTATTGGGTATAACAAAATGAATGACTGTGTGCAAATGCAGTGAGAGGGgaacaaaaaagggaagagaagcaaagtCAGGAAAGGAATTTAATTCTCTGTTTTTTGAATGAATGGAACTAAGTAAGTCTCACTCCTGGAAAGTGTTTACCATTTGCCTAGTCTGGCAGGGACTGGTGCCTCTTTTTCCTTGGCATTCTCTTTTAGTTAGTTTCATCATGTCCCCACCAGGCTTACCAGTTCCTATCACCCCCTTTAACAGTCATGTGATCATCCCCATGCCTCACAGGGACTAAAGATTTCACTAGATATTCTAAGATGTCCCAAAATTCATGATAACAGTGTTGACAACTGCAATACATAACTCTTTCTATTAATTTAGTTTGGCATGCCAATGTCATGTGACAAGTCAACACAGGCTCAGCTTCCTGACCTGATGAGCAACACTCGTCTTCATAGGCCTGCAAGATTCTGCTTGAAtacggcttttttttttcccctgaatgaAACTCCTTTGGCAATTCACAGTCATTTTGATTGCATTAAACTATTAGCCTCATATTATGTAAACTCCACTACCATATCAGCATAGAACCCTCTACACATACACATTAAAACATTCATGCTTGTGTCCTGCAAAGCTCCAGAGAAGACTTACTGGTCAGACACCACTGATTCAAAAAGATAATATTGTCTCCCTGAGCCACCAAATACCTTACTGAAATTGTAATGTTCTTGAGAATTAATGAGAAAACTATTGACGTGCTAACATTTTTAGTACGTTAGTTTTCAAATCTTATCTAAAGTAGTTTTCAGCAGCATTGAATACTGGAGTTAGGAACCAGTCTGGTGACACATTTTACTCAGGACAAAGCTTTCAATTTTTGCCCACAAGCCATGTAAAATTATACTAACAGTCTAAAAAGGTTACATTACTGAGAGTGCTCTCCAAGTTGCCACTCTGTCACTATGTGTACTTtccttaaaatgcattttaaaaagctgtgccTTAAACAGAAGTGACAACTCAAAGGGCCTGAGGAATCGCGAGGGCCCTTCTGCAGCCTGAGACGAGAGAGGCCGCGAGCCCCACGCGTGCCGGGCGCGACCCGCTGGCGCAGGCATCGGGGCTCGGCAGCCACAGAAGCCAAGGGCCCCGCGCAGCGCCCGCTCCTCACCGGTGGACAAGCGgcgctcgccgccgccgccgccgccgccccacCAGGAGCCGCAGGAACCGGTCCTGGATGtagccccgcgccgccgccgagCACTTGCTGACGACGCTGCTGCCGCCGGTGTCCTGGACCTGCCGGGACAAGGACACAGCGGTGACGCAAGGCCGCGGCGCCGGCGCTTCCGACCGACACCACGGACCGAGAAGCGCCCGGGCCTACCGGGGCGGGACGGCAGGGCCAGGCAGCGCCAAGCGGGCTgccaggggagggaagggcagtTCCCGCCGGCGCCGCCGAACCCCGTTCACGTCCCAGCCTCCCCCCCCGCGTCTGCCTCCCCTCATCCCCGAAGCCAGTTCAGGCCCCGCCACCCGGGCCCCGCCTGCGCAGAGACACCCGGCAGGTCCCCCGCGCGAaggggcggcggcgcccggccGGGAATCACTcacggcggcggggcgcggggcgccCGGACGCCCGCGGCCCATCCTGCGCGCACCGGGGCGCCGCGCCGCAGCGACGGGAAGCGCGAGCGCACCGCCGGGCGCAAGCAGTGACGCGCCGCGCGCGGCGCCCGGCCGGGGAGCGTTAGGGGCGGGGAGCTGCCAGTGGAGCGCGCCCCCTGGCGggcccgccctgcccgccccccaTAATGCAGGTCCCGTCCCCGGGCGACTGGCCTCGACTGGCCGCCCCCGCGTGGGGTCCGGGCCCCGGGTTCCCGGCCTGGCCGCCCCACTCCTAGCGCTGCCGCCGCGGCACCCGGCGGACCCGCGAGCGCAGTCCCGTACCTGGGCCCGGTAGCGAGGGAGGGCCAGGAGCACGTCACCATGGCAACGGGCAGCCTCTGCGCGGTAAgcggaggggcggggggagaagcGCTGCGTCAGGAGCAGGGTGCGGAGGTGCCCGGAGGGTGCGGGGCTCCCTGGGCGGGGTGCGGAGCTCCTTGGCGGGGTGCGGCGCTCCGCAGCGCGTGCGGGGCTCGCCGGAGCAGAGTGCCCATCTCCCAGGCGGGGTGCGGAGCTGCCCGGAGCGTGTGGGACTCCCCGGGGCAGAGTGGCTGTCTCCTTGGCGGGGTGCGGCGCTGCCCGGGGCGTGATGCAGAGTTCCCTGGAGGGGTGCAGAGCTCAGTGGAGGGGTGCAGAACTCTGTGCAGCAGGGCCCACAGTAGTTCTGCCCATGCTCTGTTCCCTGTGCTGCAGTTTAGAGTAGCGCTGGCACTGGTGactttgtgtgttttgggaCATGGCTTCTTCAGGGTTCACAAGCTGGCAGTGTTCAGGACAAACAGGCAGGGCCATGGGAGTATCTGTGGTAGAGGAGGTGAATGGTTCAAGAGAAATTCTCTTTAGGATTTGTACTAGGAGTTGTACAGGAGCTTTGGTAGCCTGAGCTATGTAAGATGTCACGAGTACTACACTTACTGTCCTATTCAGTGTCTCTACACATTTTGCACTCCACAAATTAGTATATTGTACATTAAATAAGTTACAATCTCAAAATGTCACTTTTATAGAGAATGGTCAGTATGCATATTTCTAACTGGGACCCATAAAGCTCAATCCTCCACCCAGTGCTAGCTTTTTATCAACAACCACATGAAAATTTTTATCCTGAGGTATATTTATTAGTGTTGCCTTTTAGGTGATTCCTGACATACCTGAAGGAGCTAGTCCTAGCTGCTGCAGTTATAGTACAGGATACAGTACATTATGGTAGCTTCTATATTTCTATTTGTATTCTAGATGTGTGCACAGTTTCTGCAGAGATCAAggcttccttttcctccaggtTCCCTTTTCCTAGCTGTTCATCATTTTGTTGATCTTGTCACATCTCTGGGAGCTGGAAATGATGTTTTGATTTAGTTACAGGTTAAGTGTTACAGGGAATGCTAGCACATCCTGCTGGCACTTCAGATCCTGCAGGATTTCCAATTATACTAGCATCCTGAGAATTATGATGGAACAAAACACATGGCAGCAAGTTGGGGACTGGCCACTGAACTCACTGCATCCAGCCATCCCAGGAAGTCCTTTTCAGTCCTACGTTTCCATATCCATAACAATCTCCTGTGCAAACTCTGTGAGCTGACACTGGAACATGAACTGGGCATCTTGGGTTTAACACAAGAACACAGACCCAAatagggttttttggggggagggagcgCTGGGAGGTTAGTTTCCTGTCGTTAGTACAAGGCACCGCATATGTGCTCCGGGAAGGGAGTCTCTATATCAGATTTCCCTGGTAAAGGATGAAAAGGTGGTGTGCAGCCATTCTTGGGTCTGCGTGTCCAATCCCTAGCTGTCACAGATATAAAATCCTGTAATCACTCATAATTTTATCAGGCTCTAGTTTAGAAGCAGATGGGATTTTTGCTTCTATGTCCTTCTTGGTTTGGAAGGATGTTTTGGAGCCTGATTGCTGTAATAGCTAGAAATCTCCTCCAGATTTCTTGTCACATGTATTAATGGCCAATTTATATCCATTTATTCTTGATTCACAGTTAGTCTTAGCCTGAAATTGTTCCTTTACCTTTCTGGCACTGACTGCAAGTGTACAAGCAGACAGATTTATCACCTCTTGGTCTGTGTTTTGCCAGACTAAGGCTAGCTAAGCAAGTACTGCTAGTGGGAAGtagaaagcttttaaatacatttctgagaGGGGATGGATGCTGTGTGCGGAGGGTATGCTGTCATAGACCTGGCACTTCCCTCTGGTTTGGACATCTTCACAGGCTGACGTGGGGGAGGGGATGCCTTTTCCCTGGTGTGCATGGGCAACTTTCCCCTGCCTCGTCTCTCCTCCCGCTCTGAGGATTCCCCAGGGGCTCTGCACGACATTCAAAGCTTGTGAGGAATGCACAACTCACcccaaataacagaaaacacatagcagagcagcacaggcaTCTAGGGGCCCCATGctgctccctccacccccaacTGGGCGGGCGGTCTGAGGAGAGGGGAGTACATaatgaaaagcatttgctgCAGCAGCTATCTATAGTCTTTTGTGTTTGGGAGCGGGCAAGGGACAGGCGTGGCCCAGCCTGCCTGACCTCAGAGTTGACGTCAGAGAACCCCAAATGAATAACAGGGAGTGCTCCAGAGAGAGAAGCACAGCCAGGCTACCCAGCATGGAAGGTGAGACCCCAGCACCACTAAACAAGAGAAGAGATAAAATGGGAGGTATTGTTCCCACAGAAGGGTACTCTGTATCCACAGTATCAAGACTCTGGCTTCAATTCAAGGTGGGCCAAAGAAGTTTGAGTCTTTCTATGGGCTGACTCAGCAACACAAAATCTGTGCTTCTGATCTACTACAAGCATTTTCCCTTACCTGTTCTGCTTTCTTAACCACTTGGATGCATGCTGAAGGTTATCAGTTGCAGCACGGTCTCTGTATCAGCTTGCACCTAGGAAATGGTTCTAGGAATGATAAGGTTACAGATCTGTGTTGTGCTAAGCAGTAGGACTGTGCCTTAAAAGTATTGCTACGCAAAATATTTGGTTCTAACGCTACTGATATTGTCCTGTTGCTCCCAGTCACTGCAAGAGCGGAGGGCTGGATTCATCTGCCAATCTAGGACAACGTGGTAAGAATTGGATCCAGGAGAACATATGGTATAAGTCTCAGATCTCGATCATTTTATTGTAATGTAATACCACAGAGAGGCCTCAGTGACAGGGCAAGGCCTTGTCAGGCTAAGGCCAGTGCGGCAAAATGTAGAGATAAACAACATAACTTGTAAGTCTTAGGTGCACACAGAAGTCTTGAGTATACAAcctaaatatttcacaaaatacatCTGTGTCATCAAAGAGGCTGTGATTAACAAAACAAGATacaatcacagaatcatagaatggtttgggttggagaAGACCTTTACAGATCACCTAGTCCACCCCCCCTgctatgggcagggacatctttcactagatcaggttgcttaaaGCCCTGTCCAAgctgactttgaacactttgAAAACAATCACAGGAACCAACTTCCTAGTCATTGTTAAGAATGtaaacatctcaaaaaaaaaatccatcactGTCAAGGAAGATACTGTGATTTTCTCATTCTTTGGTGTTCAGTGGaatcttttctccttcaaaaagAGTGATGGAAAGGAAGTTTAGAAGATATCGTTAGATACTAATGGCAGTGATGTTGGAAgtggagagaagaaacaatCATCCTGTGTCTTGTCAGAGAAGTTAGGAAGTGCAGGAAACAGTTGTGAGAACttttaaaaggtaaaagaagTGGTTTGTTTTATTGTCTTGTAGAAACTGTGCAGTAGAGAAGGGGGAACTGAGGTAAGGATATGGCTAAAATACTAGCCAGGAGGGATAACATTTGCAAAGGTATTGTAATGGACTTAGATTTGTGAATCAACAAGGAGGGTGAAAAGAACCAGCTGAGGAGATGTGAGGACAAAGAATGTTgaggtggggttttgtttttcttttgtttttgttttgcagagatCTTGGACCAAAGGATCTTGGGGAATTACCAGTGCATTGATATTTATAGGATGAAAATGACATGTCTTGTGAAACTGTTGGACACTTAATACAGTATCAGCCCTGGGCAAAATAGTGGAACGGTTGACTGCACATTGTAGGAGGGAGTGAGGATTGTCATTAACTATACAACCAATATACATTTCTGAGCAAGATAATTATATGTCTGTTTGGAATA
Above is a genomic segment from Gymnogyps californianus isolate 813 chromosome 1, ASM1813914v2, whole genome shotgun sequence containing:
- the LOC127026144 gene encoding tRNA wybutosine-synthesizing protein 4-like, which gives rise to MGRGRPGAPRPAAVQDTGGSSVVSKCSAAARGYIQDRFLRLLVGRRRRRRRAPLVHRGYYIRTRAIDHCVQDFLLKTQSHPRTQKSTENLALLWLSICHFDRNIWEGAVATQNSSTSCRRLPDFVTLQMMLLSIFHT